Proteins encoded in a region of the Armatimonadota bacterium genome:
- a CDS encoding DUF4965 domain-containing protein produces the protein MSVLAICAIAGALATHGSPSMQQSTFRPPAVPLVVHDPYFSVWSAADKLTDRWTTHWTGSTMALCGLVRVDGKCYRWSGVPGGDLPAAKQLSVRVDPTTTTYRFEAGGAGFEVRFISPILPKDLDLLSRPATYVQVRPLGEASKSIEFYLDVSSEWCVDKTNQKVSWSRLRAGALELLSMGVHNPEPLTRAGDDLRGDWGKLILAVPRESGWQSAIAGHGASRSAFVSSGSAATFDDTRMPRAADDDFPVMAASTSLRGGEATLLIAFDRKPAIEFLQRRLNPYWARTGADIGQVLDMAYTDRADVFCKCAAFDADLRKDLEVVGGPKYAEVGSLAYRQSIGAQQLCADVDGAPLLFSKECFSNGCIATVDVTYPGSPMYLLLSPELLKAQVKPIMDYASLARWKWPFAPHDLGTFPIANGQVYGGGERTEENQMPVEESGNMVLMACALAKAEGKPDFAAQYWKLLKTWTDYLVQYGLDPANQLCTDDFAGHLAHNANLSLKAILGIAAFADLCNAAEQLADAKHYRAIAEDYAKKWIAMAKDGDHYKLAFDKPGTWSQKYNLAWDRVLGLNLFPKEVFETEVAYYRTKMAKYGLPLDNRSAYTKGDWCAWTATLASNKADMQAMLDPLYAFLNESPSRVPFSDWHWTTDAKQVGFQARSVVGGVFMPMLAEPKMWAKWRK, from the coding sequence ATGTCGGTGCTCGCCATCTGCGCAATCGCTGGCGCTCTCGCCACCCACGGAAGCCCTTCCATGCAACAAAGCACGTTCCGCCCTCCTGCCGTCCCGCTCGTCGTCCACGACCCATATTTCAGCGTCTGGTCGGCTGCCGACAAACTCACTGATCGTTGGACGACCCACTGGACCGGCAGCACCATGGCCCTGTGTGGCCTCGTGCGCGTGGACGGCAAGTGCTATCGCTGGTCGGGCGTGCCAGGAGGCGATCTGCCCGCCGCCAAGCAACTCAGTGTTCGAGTCGATCCGACCACCACCACCTATCGGTTCGAAGCGGGAGGCGCAGGATTCGAGGTGAGGTTCATCAGTCCGATACTGCCCAAGGACCTCGACCTCCTTTCCAGGCCGGCGACCTACGTCCAGGTGAGGCCACTCGGGGAAGCGAGCAAGTCTATAGAATTCTATCTGGACGTTTCCAGCGAGTGGTGCGTGGACAAGACCAATCAGAAGGTCAGTTGGAGCCGTCTGCGCGCAGGCGCTCTAGAGCTCCTGAGCATGGGGGTGCACAACCCCGAACCCCTCACCCGGGCGGGCGACGACCTCAGAGGAGATTGGGGCAAGCTGATCCTCGCGGTGCCGCGCGAAAGTGGCTGGCAGTCGGCGATCGCGGGCCACGGCGCCAGTCGATCCGCCTTTGTCTCATCGGGGTCGGCGGCAACCTTCGACGATACGCGGATGCCCCGCGCAGCCGACGACGACTTCCCCGTGATGGCGGCCAGCACCTCGCTGCGGGGAGGCGAAGCCACGCTCCTCATCGCCTTTGACCGAAAGCCCGCGATCGAGTTTCTTCAGCGCCGGCTCAACCCGTATTGGGCACGAACCGGTGCAGACATTGGGCAGGTGTTGGATATGGCCTACACAGATCGCGCTGACGTTTTCTGCAAGTGCGCCGCGTTCGATGCAGACCTGAGGAAGGACCTCGAAGTGGTCGGCGGGCCCAAATACGCTGAAGTCGGCTCGCTGGCCTATCGGCAGTCCATTGGCGCTCAGCAATTGTGCGCGGACGTGGACGGAGCGCCGCTGCTGTTCAGCAAGGAGTGCTTCAGCAACGGTTGCATTGCGACCGTGGACGTGACGTACCCAGGCTCGCCGATGTACCTGTTGCTCAGTCCAGAACTCCTCAAGGCGCAGGTCAAGCCGATCATGGATTACGCCAGCCTGGCTAGGTGGAAGTGGCCCTTCGCTCCCCATGATCTCGGCACCTTCCCAATCGCCAACGGCCAGGTCTATGGCGGGGGTGAGCGCACCGAAGAGAACCAGATGCCGGTCGAGGAAAGCGGCAACATGGTGTTGATGGCCTGCGCCTTGGCCAAAGCGGAAGGCAAGCCTGATTTCGCCGCTCAATACTGGAAACTGCTCAAGACTTGGACGGATTATCTGGTGCAGTACGGCCTCGATCCCGCCAACCAGCTCTGCACCGACGACTTTGCAGGGCACCTGGCCCATAACGCCAACCTCTCGCTCAAGGCGATCTTAGGCATAGCAGCGTTCGCCGATCTGTGCAATGCAGCCGAGCAGTTGGCCGATGCAAAACACTATCGCGCAATCGCCGAGGACTATGCGAAGAAGTGGATCGCGATGGCTAAAGACGGCGACCACTACAAGCTGGCCTTCGACAAGCCAGGCACTTGGAGCCAGAAGTACAACCTCGCCTGGGACCGTGTGCTTGGCCTCAACCTCTTTCCGAAGGAGGTCTTCGAGACCGAAGTGGCCTACTACAGGACGAAGATGGCCAAGTACGGCCTCCCGCTCGACAACCGGAGCGCCTATACCAAGGGTGATTGGTGTGCCTGGACCGCCACTCTGGCCTCGAACAAGGCAGACATGCAGGCGATGCTCGACCCGCTCTATGCGTTCCTGAACGAGTCTCCGAGCCGTGTGCCCTTCTCCGACTGGCACTGGACCACCGATGCCAAGCAGGTCGGCTTTCAGGCGCGCTCGGTCGTGGGCGGCGTGTTCATGCCGATGCTCGCAGAACCCAAGATGTGGGCAAAGTGGCGAAAGTAG
- a CDS encoding ATP-binding protein, giving the protein MNWERLAMNDIRAALADTPVVLIHGPRQAGKSWLAKRAADARFGGAYVTLDDLLSLDLAESDPEEFLRAHGTPLVIDEVQRAPRLLLAIKAAVDRQREPGMYLLTGSANVLTLPKVADTLVGRMEVIDLLPLSQAEIEGRPERFLERAFSDERFSSVTPVSPTEVMERVVRGGFPEAATRPAGSRRDAWFRSYVRTLIERDVRSLSNIDGLSQVPRLLNLLAARSGTLLNISSISRETEIPATTLTRYLALLGSLFLVQPVPAWSFNRGLPLIKAPKAYLVDSGLLCHLTRRTTASMAADRNQFGAALVAFVAMELRKLANASGLRPTIQHLRSVRGKEVDFVLELGDGKIVGIEVKAGQTASPADFSGLRFLRELAGARFVKGILLYCGEETRPAESNLWAVPISALWS; this is encoded by the coding sequence ATGAACTGGGAACGCCTCGCCATGAACGACATACGAGCGGCTCTTGCAGACACGCCTGTGGTGCTGATCCATGGACCGCGCCAGGCCGGAAAGAGCTGGCTGGCGAAACGCGCCGCCGACGCGCGATTCGGCGGCGCCTATGTGACGCTCGACGACTTGCTCTCTTTGGATCTTGCCGAAAGCGACCCCGAGGAGTTTCTTCGAGCTCATGGCACTCCGCTGGTGATCGACGAGGTTCAGCGGGCTCCTCGACTCCTCCTCGCGATCAAGGCCGCCGTGGACCGTCAGCGAGAGCCCGGCATGTACCTGTTGACCGGTTCGGCCAACGTGCTGACTTTGCCAAAGGTGGCCGACACCCTCGTCGGTCGCATGGAGGTGATCGACCTCTTGCCGCTCTCACAAGCAGAGATCGAGGGCCGGCCAGAGAGGTTTCTTGAAAGGGCTTTCTCCGACGAGCGCTTTTCGAGCGTTACCCCGGTCTCACCGACCGAGGTGATGGAACGGGTAGTGCGGGGCGGCTTCCCAGAAGCCGCGACCCGGCCGGCGGGGAGCCGTCGCGATGCCTGGTTTCGGAGCTACGTGCGGACGCTGATCGAAAGAGATGTGCGCAGCCTCTCGAACATCGACGGCTTGAGCCAGGTTCCGCGCCTGCTGAATCTGCTCGCCGCCCGCTCGGGGACGCTGCTCAACATCAGCAGCATCTCTCGAGAGACGGAGATCCCTGCCACGACGCTCACTCGGTACTTGGCTCTGCTCGGGTCCCTCTTCTTGGTGCAGCCGGTTCCCGCCTGGTCTTTCAATCGAGGCCTCCCGCTCATCAAGGCGCCAAAAGCCTACTTGGTGGATTCCGGCCTGCTTTGCCACCTCACCCGGCGCACCACGGCTAGCATGGCCGCCGATCGCAACCAGTTTGGCGCGGCGCTTGTGGCGTTTGTGGCGATGGAGCTTCGAAAGCTGGCCAACGCCAGCGGTCTGAGGCCGACGATCCAGCATCTGCGCAGCGTGCGTGGCAAGGAGGTTGACTTTGTTTTGGAGCTTGGAGATGGGAAGATCGTGGGGATCGAGGTCAAAGCGGGACAGACTGCCAGTCCGGCGGACTTTTCCGGTCTGAGGTTCTTACGCGAGCTTGCGGGAGCCCGGTTTGTGAAGGGGATCCTGTTGTACTGCGGGGAGGAGACGCGACCTGCGGAAAGCAATCTCTGGGCTGTGCCGATCTCGGCTCTCTGGTCCTAA
- a CDS encoding Gfo/Idh/MocA family oxidoreductase codes for MATHPTRRDVLRTSAAGAVTLALPVFGAAQNSPKSPQKVRFACIGVGGKGDSDTADANRLGVVVAICDADRNTLANSLKKYPDAKPYTDYRYMLQDMRSSIDAVTVSTPDHNHGLASAMAMMMGKHAFCQKPLTRTVWETRRLAELAIKHNLATQMGNQGTANDELRRAAMAVKNGAIGTVKEVHVWTDRAEGWWPQGVGHPMPDVKPASVDWDAWLGPAPVRHFSNAYHPFRWRGWWDFGAGAMGDMGCHVLNLPFMALDLRDPIAFRAEVSDHNDETYPRWSIIHYEFPERNGRAALKLTWYDGGKKPSQDFVPGVQYSGGGVIIVGSSGTLYVPSEHGSGATILGKGAPQADFEKSPGHFEEFIRAIEGGKPAMSNFPGYACPLTETVVLGNLAAWAPGDRLEWDAANMRVKGRSDLDAMLKPTYRKGWDY; via the coding sequence ATGGCCACCCATCCCACCCGCCGCGACGTGCTTCGAACCTCTGCCGCCGGAGCCGTAACCTTGGCGCTTCCGGTTTTCGGCGCGGCTCAGAACTCCCCCAAGTCCCCCCAGAAGGTCCGATTCGCCTGCATTGGAGTGGGCGGCAAGGGCGACAGCGACACTGCCGACGCGAACCGTCTCGGCGTGGTCGTCGCGATCTGCGATGCCGACCGAAACACGCTCGCCAACTCGCTCAAGAAGTACCCCGACGCCAAACCCTACACCGACTATCGCTACATGCTGCAGGACATGCGCAGCAGCATCGACGCCGTGACCGTCAGCACTCCTGATCACAACCATGGTCTGGCTTCCGCCATGGCCATGATGATGGGCAAACACGCTTTCTGCCAGAAGCCGCTGACCCGCACCGTTTGGGAGACCCGCCGCCTCGCCGAACTCGCCATCAAGCACAACCTCGCCACCCAGATGGGCAACCAGGGCACCGCAAACGACGAGCTTCGTCGTGCTGCGATGGCCGTCAAGAACGGCGCGATTGGGACGGTGAAGGAAGTCCACGTTTGGACCGACCGCGCCGAGGGCTGGTGGCCGCAGGGCGTTGGGCACCCGATGCCGGACGTCAAGCCGGCAAGCGTCGACTGGGACGCTTGGCTCGGGCCGGCGCCGGTGCGGCACTTCTCAAACGCCTATCACCCCTTCCGCTGGCGAGGGTGGTGGGACTTCGGCGCCGGCGCGATGGGCGATATGGGCTGCCATGTGCTCAACCTGCCCTTCATGGCGCTCGACCTGCGCGACCCGATCGCCTTCCGGGCAGAAGTCTCGGATCACAACGATGAGACCTACCCCCGCTGGTCGATCATCCATTACGAGTTCCCCGAGCGCAACGGCCGCGCGGCTCTGAAGCTCACCTGGTACGACGGAGGCAAAAAACCCTCCCAGGACTTCGTCCCCGGCGTCCAGTACAGCGGCGGCGGGGTCATCATCGTTGGGTCCTCTGGCACGCTGTATGTGCCCAGCGAACACGGAAGTGGAGCGACGATCCTCGGCAAGGGAGCGCCACAAGCCGACTTTGAGAAGTCGCCAGGGCACTTCGAGGAGTTCATTCGGGCCATCGAGGGCGGAAAGCCGGCGATGTCGAACTTCCCCGGCTATGCTTGTCCGCTCACGGAGACGGTCGTGCTCGGCAACCTTGCCGCTTGGGCGCCGGGAGACCGGCTCGAATGGGATGCCGCCAACATGAGGGTGAAGGGTCGATCGGACCTGGATGCGATGCTGAAACCGACGTATCGGAAGGGTTGGGATTATTGA
- a CDS encoding DUF1080 domain-containing protein: MLTLLAAALLSDKIFNGKDLDGWEIVGGGRWTVEKGVLTGSCTKSDEQGILVYKQQVKDFTAKLQFKIASGNSGFYFRTERVEGQPLVKGMQAEIDAIDDVAGIWETAGRGWVFKPTPEIHATAKFVPGEWARMEVSAIGTHYIVKLNGKTITDIDDPQGRREGWVALQLHGGVDMTVSFKDMYLTRLPSKQ, translated from the coding sequence GTGCTTACACTTCTTGCGGCAGCGTTGCTCAGCGACAAGATCTTCAACGGCAAGGACCTCGATGGATGGGAAATCGTGGGTGGAGGGCGGTGGACCGTAGAAAAGGGCGTGCTGACCGGGTCCTGCACCAAGTCGGACGAGCAGGGGATCTTGGTGTACAAACAGCAGGTCAAGGACTTCACGGCAAAGCTGCAATTCAAGATCGCGAGCGGAAACAGCGGGTTCTATTTCCGCACCGAGCGCGTCGAAGGGCAGCCGCTGGTCAAGGGCATGCAGGCCGAAATCGACGCGATCGATGACGTCGCGGGCATTTGGGAGACGGCTGGGCGGGGATGGGTGTTCAAGCCGACCCCGGAGATCCACGCGACAGCCAAGTTTGTTCCCGGCGAGTGGGCCCGAATGGAGGTCTCTGCAATTGGGACCCACTATATCGTGAAACTCAATGGTAAGACGATCACCGACATCGACGACCCCCAGGGCCGACGAGAGGGCTGGGTGGCACTGCAACTACACGGCGGCGTGGACATGACGGTGTCGTTCAAGGACATGTACCTGACTCGGCTGCCTTCGAAACAGTGA
- a CDS encoding extracellular solute-binding protein encodes MNRCSLAKMFAGLCLAIAGAIAGAEPVTLRLTLWDGDEALRILKRVVRDFERENPDIKVRVENFGDYNLYHQKMLVQFAANAAPDVAMMDMGHFQALAKRKALYPLNEFLSRTPDMDIRDYYKPIVDAHTLDGNLYVLPRDIAPSCLIYYNKELFREAGIPYPDGTWTWDFKVRPELREKDFLWVMQQLTKKGPDGKVKQYGYAPGWPGLMADTFMYSYGVKPVDDYQKPTKLYYDSPEMRKVYDFFVDLTLKKKWAPSNTEVSSVLQSTTQLLFVSKKVAMFQNGIWETPNMRKMLRPGKKGFFEWDITLFPACASSLNGGENRAYTTGGSGYSIFRTTRYPEQSWKLARYLAGPPGMIAMAKAGIAQPAIRKLALTPGIWLPGPDTPLEQRYPENRIATDQAVPYVQFGVTADYWAEIQAFIDSRRDSIYNGITTPSAGLKAANEEASTRLGQILREEALPAFPWGIGIAVAFGVLALILTAVYWPERKIKFTRRERQESLAGYKFISPWLIGMALFTLGPMILSLLMSTMNWDMMQSAQWRGAGNFREAFTEDPRFWVALKVTALYTLIATPLGIVVALLLAMLLNQKVRGVPLFRAIYYLPSIASAVAMSLISRKIFAPDGGLVNSILYGPVLKPIGEALSNWAGQPGEQINWFGNEHTALGTLVLLSFLGVGGAMVILLAGLQGIPEFYYEAAKVDGASPFQRMKAITLPLLTPSLFFCLITGFIGAFQVFTQVFVITNGPNGGPNNSMLVFMISVYSAAFATLRLGYAAALAWVLFAVVLAFTLLQMRLSKWVYYETGTK; translated from the coding sequence ATGAACCGGTGCAGCCTGGCCAAGATGTTTGCTGGACTGTGTTTGGCTATTGCCGGGGCCATTGCCGGCGCGGAGCCTGTTACCCTTCGCCTGACGCTCTGGGACGGGGATGAGGCCCTTAGAATCTTGAAGCGGGTCGTCCGCGACTTCGAGCGCGAAAACCCGGACATCAAAGTCCGGGTCGAGAACTTCGGCGACTACAACCTCTACCACCAGAAGATGCTCGTCCAGTTCGCGGCGAACGCTGCGCCGGACGTCGCGATGATGGATATGGGCCACTTTCAGGCGCTCGCCAAACGAAAGGCCCTCTACCCGCTTAACGAGTTTCTTTCGCGGACGCCCGACATGGATATCCGCGACTACTACAAGCCAATCGTCGACGCGCACACTTTGGACGGCAATCTCTACGTTCTGCCCCGTGACATCGCCCCAAGCTGCCTCATCTACTACAACAAGGAGCTGTTTCGGGAGGCAGGCATCCCGTACCCCGACGGGACATGGACCTGGGATTTCAAGGTCCGGCCGGAGCTTCGCGAAAAGGACTTCCTTTGGGTGATGCAACAGCTCACCAAGAAGGGCCCGGACGGAAAGGTCAAGCAATACGGCTACGCGCCCGGCTGGCCGGGCCTCATGGCCGATACCTTCATGTACAGCTATGGCGTGAAGCCGGTCGACGATTATCAGAAACCGACTAAGCTCTACTATGACAGCCCGGAAATGCGCAAGGTCTACGACTTCTTTGTGGACCTAACGCTCAAGAAGAAGTGGGCGCCCAGCAACACGGAGGTCAGTTCCGTGCTCCAGTCGACGACTCAATTGCTGTTCGTGAGCAAGAAGGTCGCGATGTTCCAAAACGGCATTTGGGAGACCCCCAACATGCGCAAGATGCTCAGGCCCGGCAAGAAGGGCTTCTTTGAGTGGGACATCACGCTCTTTCCTGCCTGCGCAAGCTCGCTCAACGGCGGCGAAAACCGTGCCTATACGACGGGCGGCTCCGGCTACAGCATCTTTCGAACGACCCGCTATCCCGAGCAATCATGGAAGCTTGCGCGCTACCTCGCCGGCCCTCCGGGCATGATCGCCATGGCCAAAGCCGGAATCGCACAGCCCGCCATTCGCAAGCTTGCGCTTACGCCGGGAATCTGGCTGCCGGGACCCGATACGCCCCTCGAGCAGCGCTATCCCGAAAACCGGATCGCCACGGACCAGGCCGTGCCCTATGTGCAGTTCGGGGTCACAGCGGACTACTGGGCCGAGATTCAGGCTTTCATCGACTCTCGAAGGGACAGCATCTACAACGGCATCACCACCCCTTCGGCGGGCCTAAAAGCCGCAAACGAGGAGGCTTCGACTCGCCTGGGTCAAATCTTGAGGGAGGAAGCCCTTCCCGCTTTTCCCTGGGGCATTGGGATTGCCGTCGCCTTTGGCGTCTTGGCGCTCATCCTGACGGCGGTCTACTGGCCCGAGCGCAAGATCAAGTTCACACGCCGCGAGCGGCAAGAAAGCCTGGCGGGCTACAAGTTCATCTCGCCGTGGCTCATCGGCATGGCCCTCTTCACTCTCGGGCCCATGATCCTCTCGCTGCTGATGTCCACCATGAACTGGGACATGATGCAGTCCGCGCAATGGCGTGGAGCAGGCAACTTCCGCGAGGCCTTCACCGAGGACCCCCGGTTTTGGGTGGCGCTCAAGGTCACTGCGCTCTACACGCTCATCGCGACGCCATTGGGAATCGTGGTGGCGCTTCTTCTCGCGATGCTCTTGAACCAAAAGGTGCGAGGTGTACCGCTTTTCCGTGCGATCTACTACCTGCCTTCCATCGCTTCTGCGGTGGCCATGTCGCTGATCTCGCGCAAGATCTTCGCACCGGATGGCGGTCTTGTGAACTCGATCCTCTACGGTCCGGTGCTCAAGCCGATCGGTGAGGCCCTTAGCAACTGGGCCGGACAGCCGGGTGAGCAGATCAACTGGTTTGGCAACGAGCACACGGCACTCGGGACCTTGGTTCTGCTCTCCTTCTTGGGAGTCGGTGGGGCGATGGTGATCCTGCTTGCCGGGCTCCAGGGCATCCCGGAGTTCTACTACGAAGCCGCCAAAGTGGACGGCGCCAGCCCGTTCCAGAGGATGAAAGCCATCACGCTCCCGCTGCTCACCCCCTCGCTGTTCTTCTGCCTCATCACCGGCTTCATCGGCGCGTTCCAGGTCTTCACCCAGGTGTTCGTCATCACCAACGGCCCGAACGGTGGCCCGAACAACTCGATGCTCGTGTTCATGATCAGCGTTTACTCGGCGGCGTTCGCGACCCTCCGGCTTGGCTACGCCGCCGCGCTGGCCTGGGTTCTGTTCGCCGTCGTGCTGGCGTTCACGCTGCTCCAAATGCGCCTCAGCAAGTGGGTCTATTACGAAACGGGGACGAAATGA
- a CDS encoding carbohydrate ABC transporter permease, protein MALKTEHEIATTSAWAWPQDLTWANFTTVLTNPNVSFQLFFKNTFVIALLSTTGVLVSSALVAYGFARLRFRGRDRLFLLLLSTMMLPAVVTMIPTYVLYKYLYWIDTFYPLWVPAWFGGGAFNIFLLRQFFMSIPRELDEAALLDGASHSVILWRIILPLSGPALATVGLFAFIYSWKDFMGPLLYLNSPEKQTLELGLQTYRSLNNEQWHLLMAGSVLVMLPLIVLFIFGQRWFIKGIMMTGGK, encoded by the coding sequence ATGGCCCTCAAGACGGAGCACGAGATCGCGACCACCTCGGCGTGGGCGTGGCCCCAAGACCTGACCTGGGCCAATTTCACTACCGTTCTGACCAACCCCAACGTCAGCTTCCAGCTCTTCTTCAAAAACACTTTTGTCATCGCTCTGCTCTCGACGACGGGCGTGCTCGTGTCCTCGGCCTTGGTAGCATACGGCTTCGCCAGGCTCCGCTTTCGTGGCAGAGACCGCCTCTTCTTGCTCCTGCTCAGCACGATGATGCTGCCCGCCGTTGTGACCATGATTCCAACCTATGTGCTGTACAAATATCTCTATTGGATCGACACGTTCTATCCGCTCTGGGTGCCGGCCTGGTTTGGTGGTGGCGCGTTCAACATCTTCCTGCTCCGCCAATTCTTCATGAGTATTCCGCGTGAACTGGACGAGGCCGCGCTGCTCGACGGCGCCTCCCATTCGGTGATCCTCTGGCGCATCATCCTGCCGCTTTCGGGGCCCGCGCTGGCGACCGTGGGCCTCTTTGCCTTCATCTATTCCTGGAAGGACTTTATGGGGCCGCTTCTCTACCTGAACTCGCCCGAGAAGCAGACGCTGGAGCTAGGGTTGCAGACCTATCGCTCGCTCAACAACGAGCAGTGGCACCTCCTGATGGCGGGTTCCGTACTCGTGATGCTTCCTCTCATCGTTCTGTTTATCTTTGGACAAAGGTGGTTTATTAAGGGCATCATGATGACCGGCGGCAAGTAG